The following is a genomic window from Syntrophaceae bacterium.
GTCAGGATGGTCACGGCAAACAGCCCGGCCGGGACGAGGGGATGGTTGAACCCGGGGCTCGAAAGGATTCGGCGAAGGCTGGATTTCAGGCCCATAAACAAAAAAGGGATCATCGGATCATGATCCCCTGTTTTCCTCACATTCCAATAGGTTTCGTCTCAAAGCAGCGAAGTCACTCCGCGATGCCGCTGTCCTTTTTGCTTGCGCCCCCGTCGTCGAGGTTGACCATGTCCCGAAGCTCCTTGCCAACCTTGAAAAAGGGGAGCCGTTTCGGGGAAACGGTGATGTTCATGCCCGTCTTGGGGTTGCGCCCCGTGTAGGACTGGTAGTTGCGCACGACGAAGCTCCCGAGCCCGCGGATCTCGATCCTCCCGTTATTCTTGAGTTCTTCCGTGAACCCCTTGAAAATGAGATTGACCACGTCGGTGGCCTTCTTCTCCGTCAGGTTCTCCCTTCTTGCCAGCTCCTCGATCAACCCCGACTTGTTCATGGTCCCCCCCTTAAAAAGCGGAATAAGCCCCAAGGGCTTGCCGATGCATCGTAAAAAGGGATTAATTGCGCGTTTTCATTGAATATTAGTTTCGGTCATCCCGGAATGTCAAGAACATTTTTCTCGTTTTTTTTTCGGCCGGGGCCTCAGGAGACCCTCCACGTCCCGCCTGCGCAGCCGCCGGTACTCGCCCGGCTTGAGGCTGCCCAGTTCCAGGCTGCCGATGGCGATGCGGATCAGCCGCGCCACGGGATGGCCCAAGGCCTCCATGGCCCGCCGGATGATCCGGTTTCGCCCCTCCGAAATGGTGATGCGGAGCCACTGGCTCTTCTCGTTGAACTTCTCCTCCTGGATCCCGTCGACCGTGAAAAGACCGTCCTCCAGCTCGATTCCGCTTGTGAGCGCCTGGATATCCTTCCGGGTGACCCGTCCGCGCACCTTGACCAGGTAGGTGCGCGGGATGGCATACCGTGGGTGCTGGATGCGCTCGGCGAACCGGCCGTCGTTGGTCAGCAGCAGGAGGCCCTCGGAGTCGTAATCCAGCCTCCCTACGGGGTAGACGCGCTCGGGGACATCGCGGAGCAGGTCGGTGACGATCGGCCGGCCCTCGGGGTCCTTCAGCGTCGTCACGTACCCGGCAGGCTTGTTGAGCATCAGGTAGACGCGCTCCACCTCGGTCGAGATCAGGCGCCCGTCGACGCGGATCTCGTCGCGCCCGGGGTCGGCCTTGGCCCCGAGCTGCCGCACAACGCGGTCGTTCACCTGGACCTTCCCCGCAAGGATGAGTTCCTCGGCCGCCCGTCTCGAGCAGATGCCCGCCGCGGCGATGATCTTCTGGAGACGCTCCTCCATGGGGCTACTCCTCCATCTCCGTGATCTCACGCAGCGTGGGAAGCTCGGAAAGGTCCTTCAGGTCGAAGACCTCCAGGAACCGTTTCGTCGTGCCGTACATGATGGGCTTGCCGGGGACGTTCTTGCGGCCCACGATCCGGACGAGCTTCTTCTCCAGCAGTCCCTTGAGGGAGCCGCTCACGTCGACACCCCGGATCTTCTCGATCTCCTGCCGCGTGACAGGCTGCCGGTAGGCGACGACGGAGAGGGTCTCCATAGCCGCGGGCGACAGGGCGACGGGGCGGATCCCGCGGAGCTTCCGGATCCAGGGCGAGAACTCCGCCTTGGTCCTGAACTGGTACCCCCCGGCCACCTCCATGAGGCACAGGCCCCCGCGGCGCTGCCGGTACTCCGTCTCGATGTCCTGCAGGATCTCCACGATCGCCTTTCGATCCACATCCCCCAGGACGTCTTTCAGACGGTCCACCGAGACGGGGCTGTCCGACGCGAACACCAGCGCCTCGACAACGGATCGCATGTCATCCATCGGCTGATTCCTCCACTGCGGGGAATATCCGGATCGGCCCGAAGGGATCGGACTGGAAGGCCCTGACCACGCGCATCTTCATGAGCTCCAAGATGGCCAGCAGCGTGTAGATGACGCTCTTGCGGGTGCGGCTCGCCCTGAGCAGATCGGTGAAGGAAAGGCTCTTCTCCCGTTCGAGGTCCTCGAGGATCTCGTTGATCCGGTCGGACAGCGAGATCCGCTCCGTGTCGATCTCCAGGAGGTCCTCCTTGTCCATCCGCCCGACGACCTGCTTGAAGGCCTCGATGAGCTCGAAGAGGCTCACCTCCATCATCGCCTCCTCCGGCTCGTCGGGGATCTCGTCGGCGGAAGGGACGCGCTTGAACACGTCACGGTCGAGCACCCTTCGCTGGCTCAGGCTCAGGGCCGCCTCCTTGAAGGCCTGGTACTCGAGAAGCTGCCGCACCAGCTCGGCCCGCGGGTCCTGCTGGTCCTCTTCCGTCCCGCCCTCTCCCTCCTCGACGGGCAGGAGCATCCTCGACTTGATGTGGATGAGGGTCGCCGCCAGCACCAGGTACTCTCCGGCCAGGTCGAGATTGAGGGCCTTCATCATCTCGAGATGCTCGAGATACTGTTCCGTGATGAGGGCCATGGGGATGTTGTAGATGTCGATCTCGTTCTTCCGGATCAGGTACAGCAGAAGATCAAGGGGCCCCTCAAAGATGTCGAGTTTGACCTCGTAGCTCATGGCGATCAGACCCGGACGGCGTCCCGGACCTCGTCCATTGTCGCCCGGGCCACCTGCCGGGCCCGCTCGTTCCCGTCGGCGATGATGTCGTCCACCTCCTGGAGGTGAGAGC
Proteins encoded in this region:
- a CDS encoding segregation/condensation protein A; the protein is MSYEVKLDIFEGPLDLLLYLIRKNEIDIYNIPMALITEQYLEHLEMMKALNLDLAGEYLVLAATLIHIKSRMLLPVEEGEGGTEEDQQDPRAELVRQLLEYQAFKEAALSLSQRRVLDRDVFKRVPSADEIPDEPEEAMMEVSLFELIEAFKQVVGRMDKEDLLEIDTERISLSDRINEILEDLEREKSLSFTDLLRASRTRKSVIYTLLAILELMKMRVVRAFQSDPFGPIRIFPAVEESADG
- a CDS encoding rRNA pseudouridine synthase, whose protein sequence is MEERLQKIIAAAGICSRRAAEELILAGKVQVNDRVVRQLGAKADPGRDEIRVDGRLISTEVERVYLMLNKPAGYVTTLKDPEGRPIVTDLLRDVPERVYPVGRLDYDSEGLLLLTNDGRFAERIQHPRYAIPRTYLVKVRGRVTRKDIQALTSGIELEDGLFTVDGIQEEKFNEKSQWLRITISEGRNRIIRRAMEALGHPVARLIRIAIGSLELGSLKPGEYRRLRRRDVEGLLRPRPKKKREKCS
- a CDS encoding integration host factor subunit beta, with amino-acid sequence MNKSGLIEELARRENLTEKKATDVVNLIFKGFTEELKNNGRIEIRGLGSFVVRNYQSYTGRNPKTGMNITVSPKRLPFFKVGKELRDMVNLDDGGASKKDSGIAE
- the scpB gene encoding SMC-Scp complex subunit ScpB, which encodes MDDMRSVVEALVFASDSPVSVDRLKDVLGDVDRKAIVEILQDIETEYRQRRGGLCLMEVAGGYQFRTKAEFSPWIRKLRGIRPVALSPAAMETLSVVAYRQPVTRQEIEKIRGVDVSGSLKGLLEKKLVRIVGRKNVPGKPIMYGTTKRFLEVFDLKDLSELPTLREITEMEE